Proteins encoded within one genomic window of Triticum aestivum cultivar Chinese Spring chromosome 2D, IWGSC CS RefSeq v2.1, whole genome shotgun sequence:
- the LOC123051927 gene encoding putative glycine-rich cell wall structural protein 1, whose product MATSTKLVALGFVVLVSIGFTNASRMLASSSAGGGGGGSGGGGSSSGGVGSGWGHGAGGGGGLGYGESGGDSSNKYNFAKGLGGGGGHGAGGGSQGGSGSGSGSGGGNGVGSSGSASAPSGNGYASADGQGGGGGGGGGADGSSGSGAGKGVGQGEGESGIATAPAVAPSAGGDSYSEAGGGGNGGGGGDGGNGGGNGAGAGQAASDDTSGGNASGGGGGNGGGQGGGVAQGPSMGVGSGSGIGGGRTGSTGYYGQGYAAGTGAGTGGGEGGSNNGGSGGGGGSGSGSGSGGYP is encoded by the coding sequence ATGGCTACTAGCACTAAGCTTGTAGCTCTTGGCTTTGTTGTCCTCGTGAGCATTGGGTTCACCAATGCTTCAAGGATGCTGGCTAGCTCAAGTGCTGGAGGTGGAGGCGGGGGAAGCGGGGGTGGTGGCAGCTCGTCGGGTGGGGTTGGGAGTGGATGGGGGCATGGAGCTGGAGGAGGTGGTGGCTTGGGATATGGCGAGAGTGGTGGAGATTCCAGTAACAAGTATAACTTTGCCAAGGGACTTGGTGGAGGAGGGGGGCACGGTGCTGGCGGTGGTTCTCAAGGCGGATCCGGTTCCGGTTCCGGCTCTGGCGGTGGCAACGGTGTTGGTTCGAGTGGCTCAGCGTCAGCGCCTAGTGGCAATGGGTATGCCAGTGCTGATGGTCAGGGtgggggcggaggtggaggtggtggcgcagATGGGTCAAGCGGATCTGGAGCCGGAAAGGGTGTTGGCCAAGGAGAAGGTGAGAGTGGGATAGCAACTGCCCCGGCTGTAGCTCCTTCTGCTGGTGGTGACAGCTACTCTGAAGCTGGCGGTGGTGGtaacggcggcggtggtggtgacgGTGGAAATGGAGGTGGTAATGGCGCTGGAGCTGGACAAGCCGCCAGCGATGACACTTCTGGGGGCAATGCAAGTGGAGGGGGTGGCGGCAACGGTGGTGGCCAGGGTGGAGGCGTAGCTCAAGGTCCAAGCATGGGAGTTGGTTCTGGCTCTGGCATTGGAGGCGGACGGACTGGTAGCACTGGCTACTATGGTCAAGGCTATGCCGCTGGAACCGGTGCTGGAACGGGTGGTGGTGAAGGTGGCAGCAACAATGGTGGGTCCGGCGGCGGTGGAGGTAGCGGATCTGGATCGGGCAGTGGCGGATACCCCTAA